The genomic interval TACTACTAGATCGGCATGTTGAACACCTTCTTCAAGGTTTGTGTAGGTGGTAATGGCATCTAGAGTTTCTTGTTTTTCAATAGCGCTTATCTTTTCTTTGGCCACCATTCTATCTAAATTTTTAGAAATGGTATTCATGCCTCGGTCTAGTGAATCTTGTGAGATATCTACTAAATTAACTGAGTAGCCGCTTTGGGCAAATGTATGTGCGATACCATTACCCATTGTTCCTGCTCCTATAACTGCTATTTTCATATGTTTATTTTTATACTCCTGTATACACAGGTTATGTTATTGTTTTTCGAAAAACAAATTAATATATTAAAAGTCTGCAATAATCATTTTTGCAACACGTAAGGCCTCTGTTCCTGCTTGAAGAGAAACAATAGGGGGTGTGTTTTCTTTTATCGCTTTCGCGAAAGCGTCTAATTCATCTAAGATGGCATTATTACCAGCAACCTCTGGATTGTCAAAATAAATCTGCTTCTTTATACCCTCTGCATTTTGTAGAATCATCGCAAAATCATCAGTGTTTGCTGGTGCATCCTTCATTTTTACAACTTCCACTTTTTTCTCAAGAAAATCTACTGAAATATAAGCGTCTTTTTGAAAGAATCGGGATTTACGCATATTTTTCATAGAGATACGGCTTGCCGTGAGGTTTGCAACACAGCCATTTTCAAATTCAATACGAGCATTTGCAATATCTGGAGTTTCGGAAATAACAGAAACACCGCTAGCATTTACAGTTTTTACAGGGCTTTGCACCACGCTTAATATGGCATCAATATCATGAATCATTAAGTCTAAAACCACTGGTACATCTGTGCCACGAGGATTAAACTCTGCCAGTCTGTGTGACTCGATAAACATGGGTTTGTTTATGGCATTATTTACAGCCATAAACGCAGGATTAAAGCGCTCCACATGTCCTACTTGACCCAATACATTATATTCTTGCGCAAGTGCAAGTAATTTTTCTGCTTGGTTAACTGTATTCGTGATAGGCTTTTCTATAAAAAGATGTTTCCCCGCTTTAATTACTTTTTCTGCACTTTGATAGTGGAAGGTCGTTGGAGTCACAACATCTACCATGTCGCAGGCAGCTATTAAATCTTCTTCTGTGTCGAAAGCAGTGTATCCAAATTCTTTAGACACCCGTTCTCTCACTTCCTTAGAGCTGTCGTAAAAGCCTATAAGCTCATAATTTTTTGAAATATTGAGAAGTTTTAAGTGAATCTTCCCTAAGTGTCCTGCACCTAGAACGCCAGCTTTAAGCATAATTGAAAATTTTGTGTAAAAATAAGGTTTTACAAAAGATTATGTGGCTCCTTATAGTAATCCATCTAAAGATTATTGAGACAATAATTACAGCAAAAGTTTGAATAATAGTTTGTGTAAAAATTTTTAGCGTTTCATTTTTATAGCTACTTACTTTTGACCTATTTTAGTATCGATGAAAGATACTACTCGCCACCAAGGAAAAAGACGTTTGTTAGTCCAAGTTCTCCAAGATAAAGGCATTGCAAATGCTGCAGTGCTTAAGGCTATTGGTAAAATACCGCGTCATTTTTTTATGGACAGTAGTTTTGAAGATCACGCTTATCAAGACAAAGCCTTTCCTATCGCGGCAGATCAGACCATCTCACAGCCCTATACCGTGGCCTTTCAAAGTGAACTCATGCAAATAGAAAAAGGAGATATGGTTCTAGAAATAGGTACAGGCAGTGGGTACCAAACTGCTGTGCTCTGTGAATTGGGAGCTAAAGTATTTTCGATAGAGCGTCAGCAAGAATTGTATAAAAAAACAAAATTATTTCTTAGCAAACTTGGGTATCGTCCACGCTTTTTGAGTTTTGGAGATGGTTATAAAGGACTTCCAGAATATGCTCCCTTTAATAGTATCATTGTTACTGCTGGAGCACCCTACGTTCCTAAACCACTTCTCTCGCAACTCAAAGTAGGAGGGAGGCTCGTAATACCGGTGGGAGACGATCCGCAAATTATGCATTTGTATGTAAGAACTAGTGAGACTACATTTGAAAAAAAAGAATTTGGAGAATTTAGGTTTGTGCCCTTACTAGAAGATAAGAATTAGCGCGTACGCATAAGGTCTAGTATCTTTACAATTATGGAATTTTCTTCAAAACTTCTTGAGAATGCTGTGTATGAGATGTCTCAATTGCCTGGGATAGGTAAGCGTACAGCATTAAGACTTGTCCTTCATCTCTTGAGACAACCAGCCTCGCAAACGCATCACCTTGCCGAAGCTCTAAATACCATGAGGGATACAATAAAGTTCTGCAAACAATGTCATAACATCTCAGATGTAGAGTTGTGTGAGATTTGTTCTAACCCCCATAGGGATTCTAGTCTTGTTTGTGTTGTAGAAGATGTAAGAGATGTCATGGCTATTGAAAATACAAGTCAATATCGCGGGTTATACCACGTATTGGGTGGTAAAATTAGTCCGCTAGATGGTATAGGTCCTCAAGATTTAAATATATATTCTCTTATAGATAAGGCTAAAAGTGGAGAACTTAAAGAAGTCATATTTGCTTTAAGTTCAACAATGGAGGGTGATACAACAAACTTTTACATTTATCGGCAGTTAGAGTCATATGACATAGCGACTTCAACCATAGCTAGAGGAATATCTGTAGGTGATGAATTGGAGTTTGCAGATGAGGTTACCCTAGGTCGTAGTATATTACACCGTATTCCTTTTGAAAATTCACTTAAGAATTAAAGGCTTTGAATTAATAGAATAGATCAAAGTATAGATGTTTTTCACTAATAAGAGGTAGGCTTGAAACTTTCAATTATCATTGTGAACTATAACGTACAGCACTATTTAGAGTTGTGTCTCGATAGTGTGGTAGCAGCTACTCGTAATATAGATAGTGAAGTCATCGTTGTAGATAATGCTTCGGTAGATGAGAGTGTTGCTATGCTAGTTAGAAAGTTTCCAGATGTTATCGTTATCACTAATACTTCCAATTTAGGATTTTCCAAAGCAAATAATTTGGGAGTTGGGGCAGCTACGGGTGAATATATTTGTATTTTAAATCCGGATACTGTTCTAGGAGAGCATGTTTTTGATGAGGTTTTTGCTTTCGCGAAAGCAAAAAAAACACCAGGTATTATAGGTGTGCGATTAGTTGATGGTACAGGACATTTTTTGCCAGAAAGCAAGCGTAATATTCCTACACCAAGTGTGTCACTCAAAAAGATTTTAGGTTATGATAGCGCTTATTATGACTCGAAAATTACTGTAGAGGGAAGCGGAGAAGTAGCTGTTTTAGTAGGTGCCTTTATGTTTTTAAAAAAAACGTCTTATTTAGAGATAGGCGGTTTTGATGAGCGTTATTTTATGTATGGAGAGGATATTGATCTTTCCTATAGTATATTGAAACAAGGGTATAAAAATTATTATTTAGGTGCTAGTACCATCATTCACTTTAAAGGGGAAAGTACAATTAAGAATAAAGTGTATAGGGAGCGTTTCTTTGGAGCTATGACTCTTTTTTATACGAAGTACTTTAAAAGAAATAAACTAGAACAACTGCTCGTGCAGGTAGGGGTAAAAGTTGCTCTATTAAAATCAATACTGAGCCTTAAAATAGGAATACGTAAAGATCAACTAGAAAAGTACAGTCCTACAGCTTATATCCTTGTGAGTAATCAAGAAATTTTACTTGATAGATTACAAGTTGCGGTTTCAAAGCCTATAAGAATAGCAGGATGTCTAAAACATTTCTCAGCTGGCGAAGAAGTTTTTTTTGATGCCTCTTATGTCTCTTACATACATATTATTAAGGAAATTATAACACATAAGCATAGCGGACTCACATTTAAAATTATTCCTAAAAACAGTACTTTTGCAGTAGGAAGTAATAGTAGTGATGGGAGGGGAGATATAATACATTTTGGTGAAGAGAATTGATATATTCTTATCGTAAAATGTATTTTAATGTTATTTTTACAAAATTAATGATTTTAAACAGCTTCAGTTTACGAATATGGCAAGATTTGAATTAAAACTACCTAAAATGGGAGAGAGTGTTGCAGAAGCGACACTTACAGCATGGTTAAAAGAAGTAGGAGATACTATCGAGGCAGATGAACCTGTACTTGAGATCGCTACAGATAAGGTTGATAGTGAAGTGCCAAGTGAAGTAGATGGCGTCTTAGTGGAAAGATTATTCGAAGTAGATGACGTAATTGCTGTAGGGCAAACGATTGCCATTATAGAAATAGAAGGAGAGGGAAGTTCAGATGCTACACCTGAACAAGGAGAGACTGGACAAGATGCAAAGCCTACGATAGAGAACATAGCTGCCGTAGCTCGAACTGTATCCGCAGCTCAAGATACCCTAGCAACACCTGTAAGTTCTGGAGATCGATTCTACTCTCCATTAGTTCGTAATATGGCTAAGGAAGAAGGTGTTTCTCAAGAAGAACTTGATGCTGTCATGGGGACGGGTAAAGATAACCGCGTCACTAAAGATGATATGCTTGCTTATCTTAAAGATAGAGATACCTCAGGAAAGTCAACTGTAGATCAGAAAAACCCATCAGCAGCCTCTAAGCAAGCTACAGTAAAATCTCCAGCCACAAAAGCAGCTCCTGTAAGTGTTAATGGTGAAGATGAAATTATAGAAATGAGCCGTATGGGTAAACTTATTTCTCATCATATGGTAGCGTCTGTACAGACGAGTGCACATGTGCAGTCATTTATAGAGGCAGATGTTACAAACATTTGGAACTGGAGAAAGAAAAATAAAGATGCATTTATGAAACGTGAAGGTGAAAATTTAACCTTCACACCTATTTTCATGGAGGCAGTAGCAAAAGCGATACGTGATTTCCCTATGATTAATATATCTGTAGATGGAGATCGCATTATCAAAAGAAAAAATATTAACCTAGGTATGGCAGCCGCCTTGCCAGATGGTAACCTTATTGTTCCGGTAATCAAAAATGCAGATCAACTCAACCTCGTAGGTATGGCAAAATCTGTAAATGATATGGCTGGAAGAGCAAGAGATGGTAAGTTAAAGCCAGACGATACACAAGGAGGAACCTATACAGTTACTAATGTAGGTACCTTTGGTAGTATCATGGGAACACCTATAATTAATCAGCCACAAGTAGCTATCCTAGCTCTAGGAGCTATACGAAAAGTTCCAGCTGTAATTGAAACCCCAGAAGGAGATTTTATAGGAATACGTATGAAAATGTTCTTATCACACTCTTATGATCACAGAGTAGTCAATGGCGCATTAGGAGGTCAGTTTGTGCAAAGAGTGGCGCATTATTTAGAAAATTTTGACCCAAAAAGAGAATTATAATTTCAAGCGAAATTTAAGATTTATAATAAAGGAAAACGTGGCAAAAGCTGCGTTTTTCCTTTTAAAATACCTCTGGTTTTTTAGATACGCTTTCGCGAAAATCTGATTTTATTGAACAGTATGAATAGAAGTCATAACGGTCGAGAAGGTCATAAAAGTGAATATAAAAAGGTAGCCGATTGAAAAGTAGATTTTTTCTTAAAAGAAAGCACTCTTAAATCTAGCTCTAAAATCAGTATTTTTGTGACATGCAATTAAAACTAACAAGACCTATTTGCTTTTTTGATCTTGAAACAACAGGAATCAATGTCGCAAAAGACAGAATCGTAGAAATATCCATATTAAAAATTTTTCCAGACGGTAGAGAAGAAGAACTCACAGAGCGTATTAATCCAACGGTTCCCATTCCTGCTTCTACTACAGCTGTACATGGCATTACTGATGCAGATGTTGCAGACAAGCCCACCTTTGCAGAGCGTGCAAAAGATATTCACGATATGATTAAGGATGCAGACCTTGGAGGTTTTAACTCGAATCGCTTTGATATTCCTTTATTAGTAGAAGAATTATTAAGGACTGGTATAGATTTTGAAATGAAAAACCGAAATGCAGTAGATATTCAAAATATCTTTCATAAAATGGAACAACGTACGCTTGTAGCAGCTTATAAGTTTTATTGTGGCAAAGATTTGACAAATGCTCATAGCGCAGCTGCAGACACGCGTGCGACCTATGAGGTTTTAAAATCACAAATAGAGCGTTATGATGAGCTAGAAAATGACATGAAGTTTTTGGGAGAATTTAGTACTCGAAAAAAAAATGCTGACTTTGCTGGGTTTATTGGTTATGATAAGGATGGGATAGAAATTTTTACTTTTGGAAAGCATAGGGGTAAAAAAGTAGAAGAAGTATTAGATAGCGAGCCAGGGTACTTCGGTTGGATTCAAAATGCAGACTTTCCATTATATACTAAAAAAGTTCTTACAGCAATTAAATTAAGAAAGCTCAACACAAAGTAATAGGATGAAATTAATCTGTATAGGCCGAAACTACGCTAAGCATATTGAAGAATTGGAAAATGAGAGACCAGAGCATCCCGTGGTCTTTTTAAAGCCAGACTCTTCAATTTTACTCAAAAAACATCCATTTGTAATACCACCATTCTCAAATGATGTGCATCACGAAATAGAAATTCTTGTAAAGATTAATAAAATTGGTAAGCATATTGATGAGAAGTTTGCTCACACTTATTACAGTGAAGTAGGCTTAGGTATAGATTTTACGGCAAGAGATCTGCAGTCAGAGCTAAAAGCAAAAGGCTTACCGTGGGAAAAAGCAAAAGGCTTTGACGGAGCGGCAGTAATTGGAAATAAGTGGATTAATAAAGAAAATTTTAACTCTGTAGATGATATACCATTTAGATTAGAAAAAAATGGGGAAGTGGTACAAAAAAGTTCCACTAGCCAAATGCTTTGGAAAATAGATGCCTTAATAAGCTATGTTTCTCAGTATTTTACTCTTAAAATCGGTGATATTATATTTACGGGTACACCTGAAGGTGTAGGGCGCGTTCAAGAAGAAGATAAGTTAAAAGGATTCTTAGGAGATACGGAGTTGTTTTCTATAAATGTGAAATAATTATGTCAAAACACTATAATTTAAAACAAGTAAGGGAGATTGCAGGAGGAGAT from Dokdonia sp. Hel_I_53 carries:
- a CDS encoding glycosyltransferase family 2 protein → MKLSIIIVNYNVQHYLELCLDSVVAATRNIDSEVIVVDNASVDESVAMLVRKFPDVIVITNTSNLGFSKANNLGVGAATGEYICILNPDTVLGEHVFDEVFAFAKAKKTPGIIGVRLVDGTGHFLPESKRNIPTPSVSLKKILGYDSAYYDSKITVEGSGEVAVLVGAFMFLKKTSYLEIGGFDERYFMYGEDIDLSYSILKQGYKNYYLGASTIIHFKGESTIKNKVYRERFFGAMTLFYTKYFKRNKLEQLLVQVGVKVALLKSILSLKIGIRKDQLEKYSPTAYILVSNQEILLDRLQVAVSKPIRIAGCLKHFSAGEEVFFDASYVSYIHIIKEIITHKHSGLTFKIIPKNSTFAVGSNSSDGRGDIIHFGEEN
- a CDS encoding 3'-5' exonuclease, with the protein product MQLKLTRPICFFDLETTGINVAKDRIVEISILKIFPDGREEELTERINPTVPIPASTTAVHGITDADVADKPTFAERAKDIHDMIKDADLGGFNSNRFDIPLLVEELLRTGIDFEMKNRNAVDIQNIFHKMEQRTLVAAYKFYCGKDLTNAHSAAADTRATYEVLKSQIERYDELENDMKFLGEFSTRKKNADFAGFIGYDKDGIEIFTFGKHRGKKVEEVLDSEPGYFGWIQNADFPLYTKKVLTAIKLRKLNTK
- a CDS encoding fumarylacetoacetate hydrolase family protein, giving the protein MKLICIGRNYAKHIEELENERPEHPVVFLKPDSSILLKKHPFVIPPFSNDVHHEIEILVKINKIGKHIDEKFAHTYYSEVGLGIDFTARDLQSELKAKGLPWEKAKGFDGAAVIGNKWINKENFNSVDDIPFRLEKNGEVVQKSSTSQMLWKIDALISYVSQYFTLKIGDIIFTGTPEGVGRVQEEDKLKGFLGDTELFSINVK
- a CDS encoding protein-L-isoaspartate(D-aspartate) O-methyltransferase, which gives rise to MKDTTRHQGKRRLLVQVLQDKGIANAAVLKAIGKIPRHFFMDSSFEDHAYQDKAFPIAADQTISQPYTVAFQSELMQIEKGDMVLEIGTGSGYQTAVLCELGAKVFSIERQQELYKKTKLFLSKLGYRPRFLSFGDGYKGLPEYAPFNSIIVTAGAPYVPKPLLSQLKVGGRLVIPVGDDPQIMHLYVRTSETTFEKKEFGEFRFVPLLEDKN
- a CDS encoding Gfo/Idh/MocA family protein produces the protein MLKAGVLGAGHLGKIHLKLLNISKNYELIGFYDSSKEVRERVSKEFGYTAFDTEEDLIAACDMVDVVTPTTFHYQSAEKVIKAGKHLFIEKPITNTVNQAEKLLALAQEYNVLGQVGHVERFNPAFMAVNNAINKPMFIESHRLAEFNPRGTDVPVVLDLMIHDIDAILSVVQSPVKTVNASGVSVISETPDIANARIEFENGCVANLTASRISMKNMRKSRFFQKDAYISVDFLEKKVEVVKMKDAPANTDDFAMILQNAEGIKKQIYFDNPEVAGNNAILDELDAFAKAIKENTPPIVSLQAGTEALRVAKMIIADF
- a CDS encoding dihydrolipoamide acetyltransferase family protein — its product is MARFELKLPKMGESVAEATLTAWLKEVGDTIEADEPVLEIATDKVDSEVPSEVDGVLVERLFEVDDVIAVGQTIAIIEIEGEGSSDATPEQGETGQDAKPTIENIAAVARTVSAAQDTLATPVSSGDRFYSPLVRNMAKEEGVSQEELDAVMGTGKDNRVTKDDMLAYLKDRDTSGKSTVDQKNPSAASKQATVKSPATKAAPVSVNGEDEIIEMSRMGKLISHHMVASVQTSAHVQSFIEADVTNIWNWRKKNKDAFMKREGENLTFTPIFMEAVAKAIRDFPMINISVDGDRIIKRKNINLGMAAALPDGNLIVPVIKNADQLNLVGMAKSVNDMAGRARDGKLKPDDTQGGTYTVTNVGTFGSIMGTPIINQPQVAILALGAIRKVPAVIETPEGDFIGIRMKMFLSHSYDHRVVNGALGGQFVQRVAHYLENFDPKREL
- the recR gene encoding recombination mediator RecR, which gives rise to MEFSSKLLENAVYEMSQLPGIGKRTALRLVLHLLRQPASQTHHLAEALNTMRDTIKFCKQCHNISDVELCEICSNPHRDSSLVCVVEDVRDVMAIENTSQYRGLYHVLGGKISPLDGIGPQDLNIYSLIDKAKSGELKEVIFALSSTMEGDTTNFYIYRQLESYDIATSTIARGISVGDELEFADEVTLGRSILHRIPFENSLKN